The region TCTCCCGAGGGAGAGAGGAACAGGCCCATGCGAGAGAACCTGCCCATAAGGCGCCGACGCCGCCTCATCTCCCTTCTCCCCTCGGGGGTCCGAAGAACGGGTCGAGACCAGTGGCTCGACCCCGGGGTGGCGGCAGCCGGATGAGGGGGCACCACGACAAACGAGCAGACCATGACCGGATCACCCTTCGACCACCCCTTCCTCTCCGGCCTCGTCGGCGATGATGAAATCGCGGCGTATTTCTCCGCCGAGGCCGATATTCGCGCCATGCTCTCCTTCGAGGCAGCACTTGCCAAGGCCGAAGCCGCGCATGGCTTCATCCCTGGCGAAGCCGCAAGAAAGATCATCGACACCTGCGCCGCCTTCTCGCCCGATGTCGCCAGTCTTCGATCGGCAACGGCAAGAGACGGCGTCGTCGTCCCTGATCTCGTCAACCAACTGCGCGCCGTCGTCGGCGCGGAGGCAGCACAGAACCTGCATCTCGGCGCCACCAGCCAGGATGTCATCGACACCAGCCTGATGATCCGCCTCAAGGCCGTCGTCTTCCTGTTTGCCGGCCGCCTGTTCGACATCGTCTCGGGGCTCGATGCGCTCGACCGCAAGTTCGGCCACAACCGGTTGATGGGCCATACCCGGATGCAGGCGGCAATCCCGATCACCGTCGCCGATCGTCTTGATGCGTGGCGCGGACCGCTTGCGACCTATCGCGACCGCCTGACCGAACAGAGTTTTCCCCTCCAGTTCGGCGGTGCGGCCGGCACGCTCGACAAGCTCGGGCCGCAAGGTCCGGCGATCCGGGCCTCGCTGGCTCAGGAGCTCGGCCTTACCGACACCAAGCATTGGCAGAGCGCGCGTCTGCCGATCGCCGATATTGCCGGCCTGTTCACGTCGATATCGGGAAGCCTCGGCAAGATGGGCCAGGACATCGCGCTGCTCGCCGAGGCGGGTGGCGAGATCGAAATCGCAGGCGGCGGCACCTCCTCGGCGATGGCGCACAAGCAGAACCCGGTTGCCGCCGAAGTCCTCGTCTCGCTCGCCCGCTTCAACGCCACTGTTCTCTCGGGCATCCACCAGTCCCTCGTCCACGAACAGGAGCGCTCGGGCGCTGCCTGGACGCTCGAATGGCTGCTGCTGCCGCAGATGACCATGGCGACCGCAGCCTCTCTGCGTCTCGCCGCAGAACTGATCGGAAATATCAAAAGGCTTGGGACGGTCTGAGGCCACGGCGAGCATTCGGGCGCGGAGTGCCGGGATTTGCTTTTTCGATCGCGCGCAACCATCTTATAGCGATGATGTGCGGAAAACGCCCCGCCCCAGCAGCCCATTTACCGAAATCCAACCATGCCGGGTTGCTTTCCGAAGCGAAAGCCGATTGCTTAGGAAAATCTACTTCTTCTTCCGCTAGCGGTTAGGAGAATGAAAGGGGGCGCAGGCAAACCCGTGGAATTCTGCTGCTTCGCATCGGGATAAACTATGATTACGATGGCGATGCGGGAAGGCCGGTTTGAAGAACGATGACGACAGAACTGTTTCAAGTTAAATTTTGGGGGGTCCGCGGCAGTATTCCCGTATCGGGCCCCGAATTCGACCGCTATGGCGGCAACACTTCCTGCATCGAAATTCGCTGCGGACAACATCGGATGATCTTCGACGCCGGCTCCGGTCTGCGCGAGGCCGGCCTGTCGATGATCGCCGACG is a window of Rhizobium lentis DNA encoding:
- a CDS encoding 3-carboxy-cis,cis-muconate cycloisomerase, with amino-acid sequence MTGSPFDHPFLSGLVGDDEIAAYFSAEADIRAMLSFEAALAKAEAAHGFIPGEAARKIIDTCAAFSPDVASLRSATARDGVVVPDLVNQLRAVVGAEAAQNLHLGATSQDVIDTSLMIRLKAVVFLFAGRLFDIVSGLDALDRKFGHNRLMGHTRMQAAIPITVADRLDAWRGPLATYRDRLTEQSFPLQFGGAAGTLDKLGPQGPAIRASLAQELGLTDTKHWQSARLPIADIAGLFTSISGSLGKMGQDIALLAEAGGEIEIAGGGTSSAMAHKQNPVAAEVLVSLARFNATVLSGIHQSLVHEQERSGAAWTLEWLLLPQMTMATAASLRLAAELIGNIKRLGTV